The nucleotide sequence CGCATGATCAAGTTCTTCGAGATGAGTGGAACCGGACCGACGATCGATCGGATGGAAGCGGTGGAGCCCGACGGCGACCGCACGGTGACGCGCTTCGGCCGCACCGAGACCCAGCACGAGTTCTCGAAGACGGAGCTCGCCGAACTGTTCGGCGACGCGCACGCGCCGTGAAGATCTTCGCGATCCGTGCCGGGTTCCTGCTGTTTCTGGCCGCCCTCGTCGCGTTCAGTCTGACGCGGCTCGACTTCAGCACCGACATCACAAACTTCATGCCCGACGGCAGCGACGCCGACCTCGGCCTGCTCGCACGCCACCTCGCGCGCAGCGACCTCGCGCGCACGATGATGCTGACGGTCGGCTCCCCGTCGGGGGCGGTCGGCGAAGAGCGCATCGCCCAGGCGGTCGTCGATCTTCAGAAAAGCCTGGCCTCCGATCCGGAAGTCGCGTGGGTGCGAAGCGGTCCGCAGGACAGCGACTACGAGCAGATCTGGAAAGTCTACTTTCCCCACCGTTTCGGCCTGTTTTCGCTCGATCCGGAAAAAGAAATCCCGGCGATGACGACGCCGGAGGCGATCGCAAAGGATGCCGAGAAGGCGCGCCAGGCACTGGCTTCTCCGGCCGCCGCGCTGGTCAAGCGCACGCTGCCTGACGATCCGCTCGGCATTTCCCAGCAGATCCTCGACCGCCTCCAGGACGACAGCCCGATGCTGTCGGTGCGCCACGGCGTGTTCTTTTCCCACGACGGCTGGGGAGTCCTGCTGCTGTCGAGCAAGGCTTCGGCGTTCGACGCCAAGCGACAGGAACCGCTGCTCGCCGGCATCGACGCGCGCTTCGCCGAGATCCGCGCGAAGGACGGCGGCGACCTCGCGCTCGAAAAGAGCGGCGCGAACCGTTTCGCGGTCGACGCCCAGCGCTCGATGCTCGGCGACATGTGGTGGATCATGGCGACGTCGATGCTCGGGATCTCGGCCATCGTGCTCGTCTACTTCCGCTCGGCCGGCCGCTTCCTGATCACCCTGCTGCCCTCGCTCGGCGGCATCATCGTCGCCACTGCGCTCGGCATCGTCGTCTTCGGCAACCTCGACGGCCTGACTCTCGCGTTCGGTGCCAGCCTGATCGGCGTCGCGATCGACTACCCGATCTACCTGCTGAACCACGTGATGGTGATCGGCGGCCGGCGCCGCGACATCGTGCGTCGTGTCGCGCCGTCGCTGTCGATGGGGGCGCTCACGACGGTGGCCGGCTTCGCCGGAATGTCGCTGACGTCGTTCCCGGGTTTTCGCGAGATCGGTTTTTTCGCGGCCGTCGGCATCGCTTCGGCGTTGGCGATCACGCTCGGGGTCGTGCCGTGGTTCCTCGACGAGGAGTCGCGGCCGGTGCGGCCTTCCGGCCTGACCTCGCGGGCGCTGGATTCGGCAATGCGCTGGTCGCTGCGGCGGCGGCGTGGCCTCATCGTGATTCCGATCGCGGTGGCCGCCCTCGGCGCCGTCGTGATGCCGCGCCTTCAGTGGCAGGACGATCTTTCGCGGCTCGGCAACATCGATCCGCGCCTGGAGGCCGAAGAAAGGCGCGTCCATGAGCGCGTGGCCGGATGGGAGATGGGCCGCGTCGTGCTCGTCTCGGCGGACAGCGAGCAGCTGGCTCTCGAGCGTACCGAGGCTCTCGCGCGGCGCATGCAGGCGCTCAAATCGAGCGGTGCCATCGGAGGCTTCCGCGCCGCGACGAGCCTGGTGCGGTCGAGCTCCCTGCAGCAGCGCAACATCGACGCGCTGCGCGCAGTGCCCGATCTCGCGCAGCGCGTCCGGCAGGGATTCGAGGCAGCCGGGTTTCGCGGTGACGCGCTCGCGCCGTTTGCCGCGGACCTCGCGTCGGCGCCGCCGCCGCTGGCGCCCGACGAGTTTCGCGGCACCGCTCTGGAGACGATGCTCGAGCCCCTGCTGCTTCGCATGGACGACCGATGGGCGACGATCACGCAGATCAGCGACCCCCGCGACGAAAATGCCATTCGCGACGCAGTCGGCCCGATTGCCGGAGCGCACTATTTCATTCAGAAGGATTTCGTGAACGACCTGTACGCGCAGTACCGCGACTCGACGTTCCGCCAGCTTCTCGTGGGCGGTCTGCTGATCGTGGG is from Candidatus Binatia bacterium and encodes:
- a CDS encoding MMPL family transporter; the encoded protein is MKIFAIRAGFLLFLAALVAFSLTRLDFSTDITNFMPDGSDADLGLLARHLARSDLARTMMLTVGSPSGAVGEERIAQAVVDLQKSLASDPEVAWVRSGPQDSDYEQIWKVYFPHRFGLFSLDPEKEIPAMTTPEAIAKDAEKARQALASPAAALVKRTLPDDPLGISQQILDRLQDDSPMLSVRHGVFFSHDGWGVLLLSSKASAFDAKRQEPLLAGIDARFAEIRAKDGGDLALEKSGANRFAVDAQRSMLGDMWWIMATSMLGISAIVLVYFRSAGRFLITLLPSLGGIIVATALGIVVFGNLDGLTLAFGASLIGVAIDYPIYLLNHVMVIGGRRRDIVRRVAPSLSMGALTTVAGFAGMSLTSFPGFREIGFFAAVGIASALAITLGVVPWFLDEESRPVRPSGLTSRALDSAMRWSLRRRRGLIVIPIAVAALGAVVMPRLQWQDDLSRLGNIDPRLEAEERRVHERVAGWEMGRVVLVSADSEQLALERTEALARRMQALKSSGAIGGFRAATSLVRSSSLQQRNIDALRAVPDLAQRVRQGFEAAGFRGDALAPFAADLASAPPPLAPDEFRGTALETMLEPLLLRMDDRWATITQISDPRDENAIRDAVGPIAGAHYFIQKDFVNDLYAQYRDSTFRQLLVGGLLIVGTLILRYRRLRPTLAACLPSVLVPILVLSGLSLAGQQINLLHIVSLSMVTGMGTDYGIFLVDSAGNKTWFDSTLVSLLLCWLTTVFGFAVIAISSHPALRAMGVTIGAGVTLSLLLSPVCLLVMGREVAPELAQQAAAGAEEVLP